In Methanosarcina siciliae T4/M, one genomic interval encodes:
- a CDS encoding DUF5350 domain-containing protein, with amino-acid sequence MGKTGSIDWVKVKGRKGRVIKIQKSKSQKAHPGPAQRFTSSGHKRRFIRRSAKALVK; translated from the coding sequence ATGGGCAAAACCGGTAGCATTGATTGGGTAAAAGTAAAAGGCAGAAAAGGCAGAGTAATCAAGATCCAGAAATCAAAATCTCAGAAAGCACACCCTGGACCTGCACAGCGCTTCACCTCTTCGGGCCACAAGAGGCGCTTCATCAGAAGATCTGCAAAAGCCCTGGTAAAATAA
- the crcB gene encoding fluoride efflux transporter CrcB: MFPASGIGDLFLVGTGGFIGASLRYTISSRVPKIQNIPAGTLTVNLLGSIVLALLTFSSEPESMVYLVNIGILGSFTTFSTFAYETFRLLEDGQNISFFLNIFLNVMLCLLGVSIAYLALML, encoded by the coding sequence ATGTTCCCCGCTTCAGGCATAGGAGACCTTTTTTTGGTAGGCACGGGTGGTTTCATAGGGGCATCTCTCCGTTATACGATCTCAAGCCGCGTACCAAAAATCCAGAATATCCCCGCAGGGACCCTTACAGTAAACCTTCTGGGCAGCATAGTGCTCGCACTCCTAACTTTTTCCTCGGAACCGGAGTCCATGGTCTACCTGGTAAACATAGGAATACTTGGTTCCTTTACAACTTTCTCTACTTTTGCCTATGAAACTTTCAGGCTGCTTGAGGACGGGCAAAACATTTCTTTTTTTCTCAATATCTTTCTGAATGTCATGCTCTGCCTCCTGGGAGTGAGCATCGCATATCTTGCCCTTATGCTTTGA
- the crcB gene encoding fluoride efflux transporter CrcB, giving the protein MPSPDREMDKIFLIGAGGFLGAVCRFLLCELVEGQLGILSVNVIGSFMLGMIMYDTEYLGFIGPKGKIAFGTGFMGAFTTFSTFAVQSFSLPFIPALGNISANIFLTLTGVFFGRSVIKALSSREI; this is encoded by the coding sequence ATGCCCTCCCCAGATAGAGAAATGGATAAGATTTTTTTAATAGGAGCCGGCGGCTTTCTAGGAGCAGTTTGCCGATTTTTGCTCTGTGAGCTTGTGGAAGGGCAACTTGGAATCCTGTCCGTAAACGTCATCGGAAGTTTCATGCTGGGCATGATAATGTACGATACCGAGTACCTTGGCTTCATAGGTCCTAAAGGAAAGATTGCGTTCGGGACAGGTTTTATGGGAGCATTTACGACCTTTTCCACTTTTGCAGTCCAGTCTTTCAGCCTGCCTTTCATCCCGGCTCTCGGGAATATCAGTGCAAATATCTTTCTTACCCTTACAGGCGTGTTCTTCGGCAGGAGTGTCATAAAAGCCCTTTCAAGCAGGGAGATCTGA
- a CDS encoding molybdopterin molybdotransferase MoeA, whose amino-acid sequence MGRIFKERTAVNEALRLFLENISPLRHAEEVPLEACEGRVLAETIVSGRNVPHYRRAAMDGYAVKALDTTGASPVNPVLLQLSDSVMEGTSLWVHTGAVLPEGADAVVVVEDTVTTGNMVEIRAQVHPGRNVGQVGEDIKKEDLVFEDGHLLRPCDAAVLASLGLERIKVFRKPVVAVIPTGDELISRGKAGEVPPPGMVLETNGLMTILYVEKWGGISRYTGIVPDRPESIKEAIEANLDADMILISGGTSVGKRDHAPEVVESLGKLLVHGVGVSPGKPVALGVIDETPVVCLPGYPVAGLVALYFFVRHGIRKLGSIPEMPELVLKKRLAAKISSKTGYVTFTRVVFEGDMIRPLTGKAGVLSSVAKADGYVLVPENLEGYEAGQEVDVFLIE is encoded by the coding sequence ATGGGCAGAATTTTTAAAGAACGAACTGCCGTTAATGAAGCTTTAAGGCTTTTCCTTGAAAACATCTCTCCTCTCAGGCATGCAGAAGAGGTTCCCCTCGAAGCTTGTGAAGGTAGGGTACTTGCAGAAACCATCGTTTCCGGGAGGAATGTCCCTCATTACAGGCGCGCTGCAATGGACGGATATGCTGTCAAAGCATTGGATACTACCGGAGCTTCTCCTGTAAATCCTGTACTCTTACAGCTTTCGGATAGCGTAATGGAAGGAACCTCGCTGTGGGTTCATACCGGGGCCGTCCTGCCGGAAGGTGCCGATGCAGTTGTAGTAGTTGAAGATACCGTTACAACAGGAAACATGGTTGAAATCAGAGCTCAGGTACACCCGGGGAGAAATGTCGGGCAGGTCGGAGAGGACATAAAAAAAGAAGATCTGGTTTTTGAGGACGGGCACCTCCTTCGCCCCTGTGACGCTGCAGTACTTGCATCTCTGGGACTGGAAAGGATAAAGGTTTTCCGAAAACCGGTGGTTGCAGTTATCCCCACAGGAGACGAGCTGATAAGCCGGGGGAAAGCAGGAGAAGTCCCTCCGCCGGGAATGGTGCTCGAGACAAACGGGCTTATGACTATCCTTTATGTGGAGAAATGGGGTGGAATTTCAAGATATACAGGTATCGTGCCTGACCGCCCCGAGAGCATAAAAGAAGCTATAGAAGCAAATCTGGATGCCGATATGATCCTCATCTCAGGCGGAACTTCGGTTGGTAAAAGGGATCATGCTCCCGAAGTTGTTGAATCCCTGGGAAAACTGCTTGTGCACGGGGTCGGCGTTAGTCCTGGAAAGCCTGTAGCCCTTGGGGTTATAGATGAGACTCCTGTAGTTTGCCTGCCAGGATATCCGGTTGCCGGGCTTGTTGCCCTGTACTTTTTTGTCCGCCATGGAATCCGGAAGCTGGGTTCTATACCGGAAATGCCGGAACTTGTCCTTAAAAAACGCCTGGCTGCAAAAATAAGTTCGAAAACCGGATATGTCACTTTCACCCGCGTAGTTTTTGAAGGGGACATGATACGCCCCCTTACGGGAAAGGCAGGCGTCCTGAGTTCGGTTGCGAAGGCTGACGGTTACGTACTCGTGCCTGAGAACCTGGAAGGCTATGAGGCAGGACAGGAAGTGGACGTCTTCCTTATTGAGTGA
- a CDS encoding ubiquitin-like small modifier protein 1 has product MAEVKVKLFANLREAAGTPELLLSGEKIIDILLSLTDKYPVLKELIFEKGGEKCKDPVLCGSINILINGNNVRHLEGLETFLTDSDEIGILPPVSGG; this is encoded by the coding sequence ATGGCTGAAGTAAAAGTGAAGTTATTTGCAAATCTGCGTGAGGCAGCAGGCACCCCGGAGCTCCTGCTTTCCGGAGAAAAGATTATTGACATCCTATTATCCCTTACAGACAAATATCCCGTGTTAAAAGAACTTATTTTTGAGAAAGGAGGGGAAAAATGTAAGGACCCGGTACTTTGCGGTTCAATTAATATTCTGATTAACGGAAACAATGTCCGGCATCTGGAAGGACTTGAGACCTTCCTTACAGATTCGGATGAGATCGGAATTCTTCCTCCCGTTTCCGGGGGATAA
- a CDS encoding flippase activity-associated protein Agl23, producing the protein MKKIPYHNSNNLINSSRLSVNSFVLSDTKYRLLGLLIVFFALALRLFELGERVFHHDESIHSSFTLKLLEQGEYSYNPAYHGPFLYHSTAAVFHFLGITDATARLIPVFFGVATILLLFLLKKELGKSGVLWSMFLLAFSPSMVYFSRFFRNDMIIVFCTLAAVVGAFRYLDNVHSLRRFPYLLLTASSLALAVTAKENAYVIILIFGAYAGMGLLYWIYSGWKREKQSLQKTLLRKVSTLLPFLPEIFLSGAVAIFIIMFFYTSLFRNEISLFSIVERAFNHWMAMHRMERIGGPFYYYIPILLRYELPIVIFGLAGFSYFPKSKRENASFFFFLCYWAFSSLLLYSYLQEKVPWLIVHIVLPFGILAGAYLGETFPRKPESIPQEQELPEEQAFFKGDRSPLTGSTSFRKKHSRKALNLTAGILALSLLISLGQCVSVNYYRSMDPAELMTYTQASPDIRELMEKIEVFDRRPETLRLYVVDPNKLYWPLPWYLRDYEKAGYTSKPPSSSKYEAIIVPSSYDMYREISAEEYSSYNFTLRPGRDFTLYYKKKLEASG; encoded by the coding sequence ATGAAGAAAATTCCATATCATAACTCGAATAACCTCATAAATTCATCGAGGCTATCCGTAAATTCATTTGTACTCTCCGATACAAAGTACAGGCTTCTTGGGCTTTTGATCGTTTTTTTTGCCCTGGCCCTCAGGCTCTTTGAGCTTGGAGAGAGGGTTTTCCACCATGATGAGAGCATACACAGCAGTTTCACCCTCAAATTGCTAGAACAGGGTGAGTACAGTTATAATCCTGCCTATCACGGCCCCTTTCTCTACCATTCGACTGCAGCCGTCTTTCACTTTCTGGGAATAACCGATGCAACAGCTCGCCTGATCCCGGTCTTTTTCGGAGTGGCAACTATTCTGCTGCTCTTTTTGCTGAAAAAAGAACTGGGAAAGAGCGGAGTGCTCTGGTCGATGTTTCTGCTTGCATTTTCTCCAAGTATGGTGTACTTTTCAAGGTTCTTCAGAAACGATATGATTATTGTCTTCTGCACCCTGGCAGCTGTTGTGGGCGCTTTCCGCTATCTCGACAATGTCCACAGCTTAAGGCGTTTCCCGTACCTGCTCCTTACAGCGTCGTCCCTTGCCCTTGCCGTGACTGCAAAGGAAAATGCCTATGTAATCATACTTATATTCGGAGCTTATGCCGGGATGGGCTTACTATACTGGATTTATTCCGGCTGGAAGAGGGAAAAACAGAGTTTGCAAAAGACCCTCCTCCGCAAAGTTTCGACTCTTTTACCCTTCCTCCCTGAAATTTTTCTCTCGGGAGCCGTTGCCATTTTCATTATAATGTTTTTTTATACCAGCCTTTTCAGGAACGAGATTTCCCTTTTTTCAATCGTAGAAAGGGCTTTTAATCACTGGATGGCAATGCACAGGATGGAGAGGATAGGAGGCCCCTTTTACTATTATATCCCGATTCTCCTGAGGTACGAGCTTCCGATAGTAATCTTCGGGCTGGCAGGTTTTTCCTATTTCCCAAAAAGTAAAAGGGAGAATGCTTCATTTTTCTTTTTCCTCTGCTACTGGGCCTTTAGCAGCCTGCTGCTCTATTCTTATCTTCAGGAAAAAGTCCCCTGGCTAATTGTACATATCGTCCTGCCCTTCGGGATCCTGGCAGGAGCCTATCTGGGAGAAACATTTCCCCGGAAGCCCGAATCGATTCCACAGGAACAGGAACTTCCGGAAGAACAGGCGTTTTTCAAAGGAGATCGGAGTCCTCTGACAGGGTCAACCTCTTTTCGGAAAAAACACTCTCGAAAGGCTCTCAATTTAACTGCAGGAATCCTGGCTCTTTCCCTGCTGATCTCTCTTGGCCAATGCGTCTCGGTAAATTACTACAGGAGTATGGACCCTGCAGAGCTGATGACATATACACAGGCCTCTCCGGATATCCGGGAGCTTATGGAAAAGATAGAGGTATTCGACCGAAGGCCTGAAACCCTGAGGCTTTACGTGGTTGACCCAAATAAACTGTACTGGCCCCTTCCCTGGTACCTGCGGGACTACGAAAAAGCGGGGTATACTTCCAAGCCTCCCTCAAGCAGTAAATACGAGGCTATTATTGTGCCCTCATCCTATGATATGTACAGGGAAATCTCTGCAGAAGAGTATTCCTCTTATAACTTTACCCTGCGCCCGGGGAGGGATTTCACCCTCTATTATAAGAAGAAACTTGAAGCGAGCGGATAA
- a CDS encoding CBS domain-containing protein: MGKIFSLTNNLAGRAFSQGSSDKEGEEKGNINEGQSGKVPEKEEGLSDTLEEFLEDFMPSEQEGEKFESCLWMTIEDIMTRDVVTIKEDAPLEEVFSLFGKFPYHTFPVVNENNELVGIIDLDIVLEILLLCLVPRSKHTPLTAIRSLGGKARDIMITHPVTISLDATLKDASDLMMKHRFDRVCVSNNGKLVGIISKKDLVKEICRRRKKVKIGEKEGNIR, encoded by the coding sequence ATGGGTAAAATATTCTCTCTAACAAATAATCTTGCAGGAAGAGCCTTCTCTCAAGGAAGCAGCGATAAAGAGGGAGAAGAAAAAGGAAATATAAATGAAGGGCAGTCGGGAAAGGTTCCGGAAAAAGAAGAAGGCCTGTCCGATACTTTAGAAGAGTTTCTGGAAGACTTTATGCCATCAGAGCAGGAAGGCGAGAAATTTGAGAGTTGCCTCTGGATGACAATTGAAGACATCATGACCAGAGATGTTGTTACAATAAAAGAAGACGCTCCTCTGGAAGAAGTCTTTTCGCTTTTTGGAAAATTCCCCTACCATACTTTTCCCGTAGTGAATGAGAATAATGAGCTAGTGGGGATTATTGATCTTGATATTGTTCTCGAAATTTTGCTCCTGTGCCTGGTTCCCAGATCAAAACATACCCCTCTTACGGCTATAAGGTCTCTTGGTGGCAAAGCCAGAGATATAATGATCACGCATCCGGTAACAATTTCTCTTGACGCTACACTCAAAGACGCTTCGGATCTGATGATGAAGCACAGGTTTGACCGCGTCTGCGTCAGCAATAATGGAAAACTGGTAGGAATTATCTCCAAGAAAGATCTCGTAAAAGAGATTTGCAGGAGAAGAAAAAAGGTGAAGATAGGGGAAAAAGAGGGAAATATAAGGTAA
- a CDS encoding cation:proton antiporter, with product MSALFQILFLIFSVKILGETSERAGFPAVMGEILAGILLGVLFLDVETEVIAFFAQLGAIFLLFTAGYKEVSLRELKPAALVAFVPTFSQIIFAFVFGFMLGELFNFSFLQSFFIAVAFSPTSIGTVLSTLIDLNYLSSKPGTIMLFSAILDDIIGISLLSILITFTRFNLVPSVSGVLTIAGKILLFLLIMYILGKYFFPRIFVYAQKMHEKEAVFSVVVMVALFSAYLAEFFDLHATIGAFIGGVLISEIPLAKIQDVQSKVEGLADGILIPLFFAFIGFSIDLQDLVNAGIFVPLVVLLALSGKLIGGFIGSKAIGFDFYESLIFGIGVMPRAGIELVVLSIGRSAGIIGLEVFSAMVFMVILSILVSPPLLKFAIQSERKNKTEDGIGA from the coding sequence GTGAGTGCTCTGTTTCAGATACTGTTTCTTATTTTCAGTGTGAAAATTCTGGGAGAAACGTCAGAAAGGGCGGGTTTTCCTGCAGTCATGGGGGAGATTCTTGCAGGTATCTTACTTGGAGTACTTTTTCTTGACGTAGAAACCGAAGTAATCGCTTTCTTTGCTCAGCTCGGGGCTATTTTCCTGCTTTTCACTGCAGGATATAAAGAAGTGAGCTTGAGGGAACTGAAACCCGCAGCATTAGTTGCTTTTGTTCCTACGTTTTCTCAGATAATTTTTGCTTTTGTTTTTGGTTTCATGCTTGGAGAACTCTTTAATTTCAGTTTTCTTCAAAGCTTCTTTATAGCAGTTGCTTTCAGTCCGACAAGCATAGGAACAGTGCTCAGTACTCTTATAGACCTGAACTATCTTTCCAGCAAGCCCGGGACAATAATGCTCTTCTCGGCAATCCTTGACGATATCATAGGGATATCGCTACTTTCGATCCTGATCACTTTTACCCGTTTTAACCTTGTGCCTTCGGTTTCGGGCGTTCTTACAATTGCAGGAAAAATCCTGCTCTTTCTGCTGATCATGTACATCCTTGGAAAGTACTTTTTCCCCAGGATTTTTGTTTATGCCCAGAAAATGCACGAAAAAGAAGCAGTATTTTCCGTTGTGGTTATGGTAGCTCTTTTTTCTGCCTACCTTGCAGAGTTTTTCGACCTTCATGCAACAATAGGGGCATTTATCGGAGGGGTCTTAATTTCGGAAATTCCTCTTGCCAAAATTCAGGATGTACAGAGCAAAGTAGAAGGGCTGGCTGACGGGATCCTGATCCCTCTTTTCTTTGCTTTTATAGGTTTTTCAATTGACCTTCAAGACCTGGTAAATGCAGGTATTTTTGTCCCCCTGGTTGTCCTCCTGGCCCTGTCAGGAAAATTGATAGGAGGGTTCATAGGGTCAAAAGCCATAGGGTTCGATTTTTATGAAAGCCTTATCTTCGGGATAGGGGTCATGCCGAGAGCAGGGATAGAACTTGTGGTGCTGAGCATAGGCAGGAGCGCGGGGATCATCGGACTGGAAGTCTTCTCCGCGATGGTTTTTATGGTAATACTATCCATTCTGGTTTCACCTCCGCTTTTGAAGTTTGCGATTCAAAGTGAGAGAAAAAACAAAACCGAAGATGGGATCGGAGCATGA
- a CDS encoding calcium-translocating P-type ATPase, SERCA-type, translating to MYYDREISSVLEELKTSEEGLSSEEAEKRLEEYGKNELKEKEKVSVLRLFLSQFKSILIFILIVASIVSALLGETIDSVVILFTVFLAGVLGFVQEYRAEKAIELLKSLTSPEAAIIRNGTEKKIPSTELVPGDIILLQTGDRIPADARIIKEFNLKVDESSLTGESVPVQKITDALPAETSEADRKNMAYAGTAVAYGRGRAVVTATGMKTAFGELAGLLGTIERSRTPLQESLDKFGRWIGGATLVIVAFVAVLGVFSGFPPLDMFLWGVALAVAAIPEALPAVVTVGLGLGVRRMVKRHALVRKLPSVETLGATDVICSDKTGTLTQNKMTVEKIYINAQNFKVTGNGYNPEGKFLKEDSGKEDPEVSEDDIHLRTLLLGAALCNDSNLHKEEDAWKITGDPTEAALVVAAAKAGFKNSEIERKYPRLAEIPFSSESKRMTTFNRLEDGPGSFLDSELVAFSKGAPEVILASCTKILLDGEIKALDQEQIHEISEKVKELADQALRVMALSFRPLEEGFSPEKVPSGEIPAEEIEKDMVFSGLMGMRDPPREEVKIAIKTCEDAGIKTVMITGDHKVTAAAIARELGILKENDLTLTGSELDSLDETEFEKRVEKVSVYARVYPTHKLRVVEALKKKGYVVAMTGDGVNDAPALKAADMGIAMGITGTDVSKEASSMILTDDNFASIVSAVEEGRNIFKNIKNFITYGLTAHIGEVLIVLTAILGWQILPLIAVQILWINLITDGLPPMALSVEPPDRGLMRQKPRDVEEGLITRREIAAGLGIGGLIATQALIVLVWALNSGFPLPKLQTMIFTLVVFSEMFNAFNWRSDRYSIFSLGLFTNKALIYAILTTVILQLLVVYTPFLQFAFRTVPLSLSELGIITALASTTLISMEIVKYLNARRHY from the coding sequence TTGTACTACGATCGGGAAATTAGCTCGGTTCTTGAAGAGCTGAAAACGTCAGAGGAAGGATTGAGCTCCGAAGAAGCGGAAAAAAGGCTGGAAGAGTATGGGAAAAACGAACTTAAAGAAAAAGAAAAAGTCTCGGTCTTGCGGCTCTTTCTATCACAATTCAAAAGCATTTTAATTTTTATCCTGATAGTTGCTTCCATTGTTTCGGCTTTACTCGGGGAAACCATTGACTCAGTGGTGATTTTGTTTACTGTTTTTCTTGCCGGAGTTCTTGGTTTTGTACAGGAGTACAGAGCTGAAAAAGCAATTGAACTCCTTAAATCCCTGACGTCTCCCGAAGCAGCCATAATAAGAAACGGAACTGAAAAAAAGATCCCATCAACAGAACTGGTCCCAGGGGACATAATTCTGCTTCAGACAGGAGACCGCATCCCTGCCGATGCCAGGATAATTAAAGAATTCAACCTTAAAGTTGACGAGTCCTCGCTCACCGGGGAGTCCGTGCCTGTACAGAAGATTACCGATGCTCTGCCTGCAGAAACTTCCGAAGCTGACAGGAAGAACATGGCTTATGCAGGAACTGCAGTTGCCTATGGAAGAGGCAGAGCTGTTGTCACGGCAACAGGCATGAAAACCGCTTTTGGAGAACTTGCCGGACTTCTCGGGACAATAGAACGGTCCAGAACTCCTCTACAGGAAAGCCTTGATAAATTCGGCAGATGGATTGGCGGGGCAACTCTTGTAATTGTAGCTTTTGTTGCAGTGCTGGGAGTCTTTTCCGGCTTCCCCCCTCTGGACATGTTTCTCTGGGGCGTTGCGCTGGCAGTTGCCGCCATCCCTGAAGCCCTTCCTGCGGTTGTGACAGTGGGCCTCGGGCTTGGAGTAAGGCGTATGGTCAAAAGACATGCCCTTGTGAGAAAACTTCCTTCGGTAGAAACGCTCGGAGCTACGGATGTAATCTGCTCTGACAAGACAGGCACGCTTACACAGAACAAAATGACAGTTGAAAAGATATATATTAACGCGCAGAACTTCAAAGTAACGGGAAACGGGTATAATCCCGAGGGAAAATTTCTAAAAGAAGATTCGGGTAAAGAAGACCCGGAGGTATCTGAAGATGATATACATCTTCGGACTCTTTTGCTTGGGGCTGCCCTTTGCAACGATTCAAACCTTCATAAAGAAGAAGACGCATGGAAAATTACAGGAGACCCGACCGAAGCAGCTCTTGTAGTCGCAGCGGCAAAAGCCGGGTTTAAAAACTCCGAAATTGAACGAAAATACCCGCGGCTTGCAGAAATACCCTTTTCTTCCGAAAGTAAGAGAATGACAACCTTCAACAGACTGGAAGACGGTCCCGGCAGCTTTCTTGATTCCGAACTTGTGGCTTTTTCGAAAGGAGCCCCGGAGGTAATCCTTGCCTCCTGTACGAAGATTTTACTTGACGGTGAAATAAAAGCTCTAGACCAGGAACAGATACATGAGATCTCCGAGAAGGTTAAAGAACTTGCTGATCAGGCCTTGAGGGTCATGGCTCTTTCTTTCCGCCCGCTTGAAGAGGGTTTCTCTCCCGAAAAAGTTCCTTCCGGGGAAATCCCTGCAGAAGAAATTGAAAAGGACATGGTCTTTTCAGGGCTAATGGGTATGAGAGATCCCCCGAGAGAAGAAGTGAAAATTGCAATCAAAACCTGTGAGGATGCAGGCATCAAGACTGTAATGATAACAGGGGATCATAAGGTCACAGCGGCTGCAATTGCAAGAGAACTCGGGATTTTAAAGGAAAACGACCTTACTCTTACGGGATCGGAACTTGACAGCCTTGACGAAACCGAGTTTGAGAAGAGAGTTGAAAAGGTTTCGGTTTATGCACGGGTATACCCTACTCATAAACTGAGGGTGGTAGAAGCTCTCAAGAAGAAAGGCTATGTTGTGGCAATGACCGGGGACGGAGTTAATGATGCGCCTGCCCTGAAAGCTGCGGATATGGGCATAGCAATGGGCATTACGGGCACTGATGTCAGCAAAGAAGCTTCCAGCATGATCCTGACAGATGATAATTTTGCGTCCATTGTCTCGGCAGTTGAAGAAGGACGAAATATATTTAAAAACATCAAAAACTTCATCACCTACGGACTTACGGCTCATATCGGAGAGGTCCTGATCGTCCTCACAGCAATTCTGGGCTGGCAGATCCTGCCTTTGATTGCCGTACAGATCCTCTGGATCAACCTGATTACGGACGGCCTTCCTCCTATGGCCCTTTCTGTTGAACCTCCTGACAGGGGACTTATGAGGCAGAAACCAAGGGATGTTGAAGAAGGACTTATCACCCGCCGTGAAATTGCTGCCGGGCTCGGGATTGGAGGGCTTATTGCCACTCAGGCCCTGATAGTTTTAGTCTGGGCTCTGAACAGCGGTTTTCCTCTCCCGAAACTGCAGACCATGATCTTCACACTTGTAGTCTTTTCAGAAATGTTCAACGCTTTCAACTGGCGTTCTGACAGGTACTCGATTTTTTCTCTCGGGCTCTTTACAAATAAAGCTCTGATCTATGCTATCCTGACCACAGTGATCCTGCAGTTGCTGGTGGTTTACACCCCCTTCCTTCAGTTTGCTTTCAGGACAGTTCCCCTTTCCCTTTCCGAGCTGGGGATCATAACGGCTTTAGCTTCCACCACCCTGATCTCAATGGAGATTGTAAAGTACCTGAACGCGAGAAGGCATTACTGA
- a CDS encoding NAD(P)/FAD-dependent oxidoreductase gives MKTVIIGSGLAGLSAGYRLCKSNEVTVFEKDPDIGGMAASYCLEQSGKKYFIERYYHHIFRTDSELLALIRELGLEKKMLWLEAKDAYFVDGKNYPMNTPLEILHFSPLSILDLAKLGLLVLRIRLIKDTVPYDQIKAKDWILDTAGKSVYENFFAPLMKSKFGDNAENVSAAWLIGRVKIRSDRGKEGEKLGYMRGGFNALLEALEGEITANGGEIRTNKEVTKIVIKNNAVQGVLVGGEFIACDAVISTVEPKVLDAITGGKLELLHDSLKNIHYQGTACALIGLDRPLMEDGNYWMNIKADVPFGAVIEHTNYMPFEDYGEHLVYVTAYFQDKKSALWVQKEENVLDSYLKGLEKMFPGFSRTGVCWTKLYRRIDTAPVYEQGYLKNVLPFTAGPSGLYLAGMFSSTNYPERSLNGSVKAGFESADLLTKTQANKIPEKVS, from the coding sequence ATGAAGACAGTAATAATCGGAAGCGGACTTGCAGGTTTATCCGCAGGTTACAGGCTATGTAAATCTAACGAAGTAACCGTTTTTGAAAAAGATCCGGACATCGGGGGGATGGCAGCAAGTTACTGTCTGGAACAATCCGGGAAAAAATACTTTATTGAAAGGTACTACCACCATATATTCAGGACCGATTCGGAACTTCTTGCCCTCATAAGGGAACTCGGGCTTGAAAAGAAGATGCTGTGGCTGGAAGCAAAAGATGCCTATTTCGTGGATGGGAAAAATTATCCCATGAACACCCCTCTTGAGATCTTACACTTTAGCCCTCTATCCATTCTTGACCTGGCAAAACTTGGCCTGCTGGTCTTAAGGATCAGACTGATAAAAGACACGGTGCCCTATGACCAGATAAAAGCAAAGGACTGGATTCTCGATACTGCGGGAAAGTCGGTATATGAAAACTTTTTTGCCCCCCTTATGAAAAGTAAATTCGGAGACAACGCCGAAAACGTTTCCGCCGCCTGGTTAATCGGGAGGGTAAAAATAAGGTCGGACAGGGGAAAAGAAGGGGAGAAACTGGGGTATATGAGAGGGGGCTTTAACGCTCTTCTGGAAGCCCTGGAAGGGGAAATAACTGCAAACGGGGGAGAGATCCGGACAAATAAGGAAGTAACGAAAATTGTGATTAAAAACAACGCCGTACAGGGGGTGTTGGTGGGCGGGGAGTTTATAGCCTGCGATGCGGTTATTTCGACTGTGGAACCCAAGGTACTGGATGCGATCACCGGGGGAAAACTGGAACTCCTGCATGATTCTTTAAAAAATATTCATTATCAGGGAACTGCATGCGCTTTGATCGGGCTTGACAGGCCGCTTATGGAAGACGGGAATTACTGGATGAATATAAAAGCCGATGTGCCTTTTGGAGCCGTAATTGAGCACACCAATTATATGCCTTTTGAAGACTATGGGGAACACCTGGTCTATGTGACGGCTTATTTTCAGGATAAAAAAAGTGCTCTCTGGGTGCAAAAGGAAGAAAATGTCCTTGATTCTTACCTTAAAGGACTTGAAAAAATGTTTCCCGGATTTTCAAGAACAGGGGTTTGCTGGACGAAGCTCTACCGCAGAATCGATACCGCCCCCGTATACGAGCAGGGCTATCTTAAAAATGTGCTTCCTTTTACTGCAGGTCCTTCCGGGCTTTATCTTGCAGGTATGTTCTCTTCAACCAATTATCCGGAAAGGAGTCTGAACGGTTCGGTAAAAGCCGGGTTTGAATCCGCAGACCTGCTGACAAAAACACAGGCGAATAAAATTCCGGAAAAAGTGAGTTAA
- a CDS encoding DUF3303 domain-containing protein translates to MLFMDVSTWDPSNRDKILEHFKKLEIPDGIDIINQWVDLSGNRYYILYEAESAEAYGAFNLPWSDICVIDSVPVMEASEFMQLLPKYKK, encoded by the coding sequence ATGTTATTCATGGACGTTAGTACCTGGGACCCTTCGAATCGTGACAAGATCCTTGAACACTTCAAGAAACTGGAAATTCCAGATGGAATTGATATTATCAACCAGTGGGTTGACCTTTCCGGAAACCGCTATTATATCCTTTACGAAGCAGAAAGCGCTGAGGCTTACGGAGCCTTCAACTTGCCCTGGTCCGACATCTGTGTGATTGACAGTGTCCCGGTGATGGAAGCTTCCGAATTTATGCAGCTTCTTCCCAAGTACAAAAAATAA